Proteins encoded by one window of Rhodopirellula islandica:
- a CDS encoding Gfo/Idh/MocA family protein — protein sequence MREVSTSNLGRRQFLAGMAAGVGTVALSSPLRAAANEEVRIAVLGAGGRGGELARTVHGVSGAKLVAVADPDQKRAASLAGKFGAKPYTDLREVLDLDNVDAVVITTCNHWHCLAAIWAIDAGKDVYVEKPLSHSQWEGRQVVEAAKKSGAIVQLGTQQRSDPIQMEARQFLHNDKGLGEIKYVQANRLGVRGPIGKRDTPLEIPKEVNYDLWLGPAQDQPIMRNSLHYDWHWDWNTGSGEMGNWGVHILDDIRNVAYQDQVSTPSKMIAAGGRMAWNDAGQTPNAHFALFETELFPTVIALSNMSIKPGEKGSWKVPGGKPMTGPNSGYVIVCEGGYYLGQRGTGKAVDLDGKTIRTFKANVSTVPAHVSNFVEAVKSRKADSLAAPIENGHYSTGWCNLANVAMRCASTYNDEQVRSASDLPAWSAVLDDMHESLKRYGADLSELKSGPMLTHDSKTEQFVGENADVANPFLRREYRPGYEVKPVA from the coding sequence ATGCGTGAAGTCTCGACTTCAAATCTCGGCAGGCGTCAATTTCTAGCCGGTATGGCAGCAGGAGTCGGCACTGTCGCCCTCAGCAGCCCCCTCCGCGCCGCTGCCAACGAAGAAGTCCGCATCGCCGTCCTCGGTGCCGGCGGACGCGGCGGTGAATTGGCCCGCACCGTCCATGGTGTCAGCGGGGCCAAACTGGTCGCCGTGGCGGACCCGGATCAAAAGCGAGCCGCTTCCCTGGCAGGTAAATTCGGAGCCAAGCCCTACACCGATCTGCGGGAAGTCTTGGACCTCGACAATGTCGATGCCGTTGTCATCACGACCTGCAACCACTGGCACTGCTTGGCTGCCATCTGGGCCATCGATGCTGGCAAAGATGTGTACGTGGAAAAGCCCTTGTCGCACTCGCAGTGGGAAGGACGCCAAGTCGTTGAAGCCGCCAAGAAGTCCGGCGCGATCGTTCAACTGGGAACTCAACAGCGCAGCGATCCCATCCAAATGGAAGCTCGCCAGTTCCTGCACAACGACAAAGGCCTCGGCGAAATCAAATACGTCCAAGCCAACCGGCTCGGGGTTCGCGGACCAATCGGCAAACGCGACACGCCACTCGAGATCCCCAAGGAAGTCAACTACGACCTGTGGCTTGGCCCTGCTCAAGACCAACCCATCATGCGGAACAGCCTCCACTACGATTGGCACTGGGACTGGAACACCGGCAGCGGTGAAATGGGCAACTGGGGTGTCCACATCTTGGACGACATTCGCAACGTCGCTTACCAAGACCAGGTTTCAACCCCCTCCAAGATGATCGCCGCTGGCGGACGCATGGCCTGGAACGACGCGGGGCAAACCCCCAACGCTCACTTCGCGCTGTTCGAAACCGAACTCTTCCCGACCGTGATCGCGTTGAGCAACATGTCGATCAAACCGGGCGAAAAAGGCAGCTGGAAAGTCCCCGGCGGCAAGCCCATGACAGGCCCCAACAGTGGCTATGTCATCGTTTGCGAAGGGGGCTACTACCTTGGCCAACGTGGCACTGGAAAAGCGGTCGACTTGGATGGCAAAACCATCCGGACCTTCAAAGCCAATGTCAGCACCGTGCCGGCTCACGTCAGCAACTTCGTCGAAGCAGTCAAGAGTCGCAAAGCCGACTCCCTGGCCGCCCCGATCGAAAACGGTCACTACAGCACCGGTTGGTGCAACCTGGCCAACGTCGCCATGCGTTGTGCCAGCACTTACAACGACGAACAGGTTCGTTCCGCGTCGGACTTGCCCGCTTGGTCAGCCGTGCTCGATGACATGCACGAATCGCTGAAACGATACGGCGCCGACCTGTCGGAACTGAAGTCTGGCCCGATGCTGACGCACGATTCCAAGACGGAACAATTCGTGGGTGAAAACGCCGACGTCGCCAACCCGTTCTTGCGTCGTGAATACCGTCCTGGTTACGAAGTCAAACCCGTCGCCTGA